In the genome of Nyctibius grandis isolate bNycGra1 chromosome 18, bNycGra1.pri, whole genome shotgun sequence, one region contains:
- the KCTD7 gene encoding BTB/POZ domain-containing protein KCTD7 isoform X3: MVVVTGQNKVSGNPDDAMSSSDAEDDFQEPATPTATQAGQALPLLPQQFPEVVPLNVGGMYFTTRLSTLRRYEDTMLAAMFSGRHYIPTDAEGRYFIDRDGTYFGDILNFLRSGDLPPRERVRSVYKEAQYYSIGPLLDNLEDIQPLKGEKVRQAFLGLMPYYKDHLERIIEIAKLRAMQRKARFAKLKVCVFKEEMPITPYECPHFNSLRFERSESETKLFEHHCEVDVSFGPWEAVADVYDLLHCIVTDLSDRGITVDHQCIGVCDKHLINHYYCKRPIYEFKITW, translated from the exons ATGGTGGTAGTTACGGGGCAGAACAAAGTGAGTGGAAACCCGGATGATGCCATGTCGAGCTCAGATGCAGAGGATGATTTCCAAGAGCCAGCCACTCCTACTGCAACCCAGGCAGGACAAGCACTACCTCTGCTGCCTCAGCAG TTTCCAGAAGTTGTTCCACTAAACGTAGGAGGCATGTATTTTACAACAAGACTGTCAACACTGAGACGTTATGAGGACACAATGTTGGCGGCTATGTTCAGTGGAAGACACTACATTCCAACAGATGCTGAAGGCAGATATTTTATTGACAGAGATGGAACCTACTTTGG AGACATACTTAACTTTCTACGATCTGGTGACCTGCCACCAAGAGAACGAGTGAGGTCAGTTTACAAGGAAGCTCAGTATTATTCCATAGGACCATTGCTAGACAATCTAGAGGATATCCAGCCtcttaaaggagaaaaagttagACAAGCTTTCCTGGGCCTAATGCCATATTACAAAG atcattTGGAACGGATAATCGAAATAGCAAAGCTTAGAGCTATGCAAAGAAAAGCGAGATTTGCAAAGTTGAAGGTCTGTGTCTTCAAAGAAGAGATGCCCATCACTCCCTATGAATGCCCACATTTCAATTCGTTACGTTTTGAGAGGAGTGAAAGTGAGACAAAGCTATTTGAACATCACTGCGAAGTAGATGTATCTTTTGGCCCCTGGGAGGCTGTGGCTGACGTCTATGATCTTCTGCACTGTATTGTGACAGACCTGTCTGACAGAGGGATAACTGTGGATCATCAGTGTATCGGTGTGTGCGATAAACACCTGATAAATCACTATTACTGCAAGCGTCCTATCTATGAATTCAAGATTACTTGGTG A
- the KCTD7 gene encoding BTB/POZ domain-containing protein KCTD7 isoform X1: protein MVVVTGQNKVSGNPDDAMSSSDAEDDFQEPATPTATQAGQALPLLPQQFPEVVPLNVGGMYFTTRLSTLRRYEDTMLAAMFSGRHYIPTDAEGRYFIDRDGTYFGDILNFLRSGDLPPRERVRSVYKEAQYYSIGPLLDNLEDIQPLKGEKVRQAFLGLMPYYKDHLERIIEIAKLRAMQRKARFAKLKVCVFKEEMPITPYECPHFNSLRFERSESETKLFEHHCEVDVSFGPWEAVADVYDLLHCIVTDLSDRGITVDHQCIGVCDKHLINHYYCKRPIYEFKITWW from the exons ATGGTGGTAGTTACGGGGCAGAACAAAGTGAGTGGAAACCCGGATGATGCCATGTCGAGCTCAGATGCAGAGGATGATTTCCAAGAGCCAGCCACTCCTACTGCAACCCAGGCAGGACAAGCACTACCTCTGCTGCCTCAGCAG TTTCCAGAAGTTGTTCCACTAAACGTAGGAGGCATGTATTTTACAACAAGACTGTCAACACTGAGACGTTATGAGGACACAATGTTGGCGGCTATGTTCAGTGGAAGACACTACATTCCAACAGATGCTGAAGGCAGATATTTTATTGACAGAGATGGAACCTACTTTGG AGACATACTTAACTTTCTACGATCTGGTGACCTGCCACCAAGAGAACGAGTGAGGTCAGTTTACAAGGAAGCTCAGTATTATTCCATAGGACCATTGCTAGACAATCTAGAGGATATCCAGCCtcttaaaggagaaaaagttagACAAGCTTTCCTGGGCCTAATGCCATATTACAAAG atcattTGGAACGGATAATCGAAATAGCAAAGCTTAGAGCTATGCAAAGAAAAGCGAGATTTGCAAAGTTGAAGGTCTGTGTCTTCAAAGAAGAGATGCCCATCACTCCCTATGAATGCCCACATTTCAATTCGTTACGTTTTGAGAGGAGTGAAAGTGAGACAAAGCTATTTGAACATCACTGCGAAGTAGATGTATCTTTTGGCCCCTGGGAGGCTGTGGCTGACGTCTATGATCTTCTGCACTGTATTGTGACAGACCTGTCTGACAGAGGGATAACTGTGGATCATCAGTGTATCGGTGTGTGCGATAAACACCTGATAAATCACTATTACTGCAAGCGTCCTATCTATGAATTCAAGATTACTTGGTGGTGA